Proteins from a single region of Primulina tabacum isolate GXHZ01 chromosome 5, ASM2559414v2, whole genome shotgun sequence:
- the LOC142546163 gene encoding uncharacterized protein LOC142546163, whose translation MGYSFKILAFLLLTNIFSISTATPTIEPDCGSCSKPPVIPVVPLPPVNVPTLPVPPVTVVPKVPVPPVTVIVPPVIVPKVPVPPVTVNVPPVTVPKVPVPPVIVTVPPVTVPTVPVVGVIPKVPVIVTVPPVIIPTVPVVGVVPLPPVTLPPVSIPSLPLPPVVVTTPEKGKPCKPPAHKKATCPLNTLKLGACAGVLGGTVSVGAGYPAAKKCCPIISGLADAEAAACLCTTLKIKTLNLKIYVPVALQLLVTCGKTPPPGYTCAV comes from the coding sequence ATGGGATACTCATTCAAGATTTTAGCTTTTCTCCTCCTTACCAATATTTTCTCCATTTCCACGGCCACTCCAACCATCGAACCTGACTGTGGCTCTTGTTCCAAGCCTCCCGTCATCCCCGTAGTCCCACTCCCTCCCGTTAACGTACCCACACTACCTGTTCCACCCGTTACCGTAGTACCTAAAGTACCCGTGCCACCCGTGACTGTAATCGTCCCTCCAGTTATAGTACCTAAAGTACCCGTGCCACCTGTGACCGTCAACGTCCCTCCCGTTACCGTACCTAAAGTACCCGTGCCACCCGTGATTGTAACCGTCCCTCCCGTTACCGTACCTACAGTGCCCGTAGTTGGAGTCATACCTAAAGTACCCGTGATTGTAACCGTCCCTCCCGTTATCATACCTACAGTGCCCGTAGTTGGAGTCGTGCCTTTGCCACCGGTAACTCTGCCGCCCGTTTCCATTCCTAGTTTGCCATTACCACCGGTGGTGGTCACCACACCAGAGAAAGGTAAGCCATGCAAACCGCCGGCACATAAGAAGGCCACCTGCCCCCTAAACACACTCAAACTTGGTGCCTGTGCGGGTGTTCTTGGTGGAACGGTTTCCGTTGGTGCGGGATATCCTGCTGCAAAGAAGTGCTGCCCAATAATATCAGGGCTTGCGGATGCTGAAGCTGCAGCATGCTTGTGCACAACTCTTAAAATAAAAACCCTCAATCTTAAAATATATGTTCCAGTGGCCCTTCAGCTACTCGTCACCTGTGGCAAGACACCACCTCCTGGCTACACTTGCGCTGTCTAA
- the LOC142544507 gene encoding uncharacterized protein LOC142544507, with product MAGFIEQMEEIMALLSSGNKALAYPKLLHLQQISAFDSFSIQKFADSSHAILFSLLPDIFNNDEEIAAQALKCLGFMIYDPTILAAIGGDDANVVIQSLVKVITTTKIKSVCNLGES from the exons ATGGCGGGTTTCATCGAGCAAATGGAAGAAATTATGGCTCTTCTATCATCAGGGAACAAAGCTTTAGCGTACCCTAAATTATTGCACTTGCAACAAATCTCAGCTTTTGATTCTTTTTCCATTCAGAAATTTGCGGATTCATCTCACGCTATACTGTTCTCACTCCTTCCAGATATCTTTAATAATGATGAAGAAAT CGCTGCGCAGGCTTTAAAGTGCTTGGGATTTATGATTTACGACCCTACTATTTTGGCCGCAATTGGAG GTGATGATGCTAATGTAGTAATTCAATCACTGGTAAAGGTCATCACAACCACTAAAATCAAG TCTGTTTGTAATTTAGGGGAATCTTGA